In the Malania oleifera isolate guangnan ecotype guangnan chromosome 1, ASM2987363v1, whole genome shotgun sequence genome, one interval contains:
- the LOC131143822 gene encoding uncharacterized protein LOC131143822, with amino-acid sequence MGKNLAILCFVLIAFGLVDVSLAHKGIGFYELKKGDFSVNFTNLGATVVSLVLPDKHGKLADVVLGYDTLEQYKNNTVYFGALVGRVANRIGGAQFTLNGTHYKLVANEGKNILHGGPKGFSTVVWKVLHYQNKGRTPYITFGYHSRDGEEGFPGELHVTVTYMISGKREFNVVMKALALNKATPVNLAQHTYWNLGGHNSGNILSNKVQIFGSKITPVDKELIPTGKIVSVKGTPYDFLKPNTVGSRIKKLPKGYDINYALDGYKTGHKLRKTAVVHHKKSGRVLELFTNQPGLQFYTGNLLKDVKGKDGAIYKAHAGLCLETQGFPDSVNHPNFPSQIVLPGKPYHHFMHIRFSTKKAA; translated from the exons ATGGGGAAGAATTTGGCCATCTTGTGTTTCGTCCTCATTGCTTTTGGGCTTGTTGACGTTTCGCTGGCGCATAAAGGAATTGGGTTTTATGAGCTCAAGAAAGGGGATTTCTCTGTGAATTTCACCAACTTGGGGGCAACCGTTGTGTCCCTTGTTCTTCCTGACAAGCATG GAAAGTTGGCAGATGTTGTCCTTGGGTATGATACACTTGAGCAGTACAAG AATAACACCGTATACTTTGGGGCACTTGTGGGGCGGGTCGCTAATAGGATTGGAGGCGCACAATTCACTCTGAATGGAACCCATTATAAACTAGTTGCTAATGAAGGAAAGAACATTCTTCATG GCGGGCCGAAAGGATTCAGTACAGTTGTTTGGAAGGTGCTGCATTATCAGAATAAAGGTCGCACTCCTTACATCACCTTCGGATATCACAGCCGCGATGGTGAAGAAG GATTTCCTGGTGAACTTCATGTCACTGTGACCTACATGATCTCTGGGAAGAGGGAATTTAACGTAGTAATGAAAGCTCTTGCTTTAAACAAGGCCACTCCTGTAAACTTAGCCCAGCACACCTACTGGAACCTTGGTGGCCACAACAGTGGCAACATCCTGTCCAATAAGGTCCAAATTTTCGGGTCTAAGATAACACCTGTCGATAAGGAGCTTATCCCCACTGGCAAAATCGTATCTGTGAAGGGAACACCGTATGATTTCCTTAAACCCAACACCGTTGGAAGCAGAATCAAGAAGCTGCCCAAGGGTTATGATATCAACTACGCGCTTGATGGCTACAAGACGGGCCACAAGTTGAGAAAGACAGCTGTGGTTCACCACAAGAAGTCTGGAAGAGTGCTGGAGCTGTTCACAAATCAACCTGGTTTGCAGTTCTATACTGGCAACTTGTTGAAAGATGTAAAGGGCAAAGATGGCGCTATATATAAGGCCCATGCAGGCCTGTGTTTGGAGACTCAAGGGTTTCCGGATTCTGTCAACCACCCCAATTTCCCTTCTCAGATTGTGCTTCCAGGAAAGCCTTACCATCACTTCATGCATATCAGATTTTCAACAAAAAAGGCGGCATAG